Proteins encoded in a region of the Triticum urartu cultivar G1812 unplaced genomic scaffold, Tu2.1 TuUngrouped_contig_283, whole genome shotgun sequence genome:
- the LOC125527068 gene encoding uncharacterized protein LOC125527068, which translates to MPLRRANWDARRRCRVRRRSTWLCSLRMCGPPSLKADVLAMVMGAACAVARDGRRGGRETVAARDTVTASARKTEAERPLCAGVSSRGVERSCSPHIAKGWRPPSPIQLLISCGVNHGDSQRRKNIDHGFNERRKEMNELIAMHELIAFELIVSCYLM; encoded by the exons ATGCCGCTGCGGCGGGCAAATTGGGACGCTCGTCGGCGATGTCGCGTCCGGCGTCGCTCTACCTGGCTCTGCTCGTTGAGGATGTGCGGGCCGCCGTCCTTGAAGGCAGACGTTCTGGCCATGGTGATGGGGGCTGCGTGTGCCGTCGCCCGTGATGGCAGGCGCGGTGGTCGGGAAACGGTGGCTGCGCGTGATACGGTGACGGCGTCTGCGCGTAAGACGGAGGCTGAGCGGCCTCTGTGTGCTGGAGTTAGCTCCCGCGGCGTGGAGAGGAGCTGCAGCCCGCACATCGCAAAGGGATGGAGGCCTCCTTCTCCCATCCAGTTGCTGATTTCATGTGGG GTAAACCATGGTGATAGTCAAAGAAGGAAGAATATTGATCACGGTTTCAATGAAAGAAGGAAGGAGATGAATGAATTGATTGCCATGCATGAATTGATTGCGTTTGAATTGATTGTCTCTTGTTACCTTATGTGA